The region CCTACATTTATGCAAAATGCAAGAAGATTTAAATCTCTTCAAAGAGAATTTACAAATCTTATTTATCAAAATGATAAATTAACACTACACACTATCTCTTCTCTAAAACTTACATCAAAACAAAATGAGAGTTTAATTGATTTCAAAATTAGAGTACAAGATAGATTAAATGAAGCTATTGATGAAAATATTGATAAACTACAAACAAAGTATGAAAAAGAAGAGAATAGACTAGAAACAAAGTTAGAAAAACTTTACATAAAACTAGAAAAAGAAAAAGACCAAGCAAATGCAAAGACAACAGATACTCTTATTTCTATAGGCTCTTCTATTTTAGGAGCATTTTTTGGTAAATCAATGCTAAGTAAAACAAATGTAGGCAAAGCAGCCTCTAGTGTAAAAAATGTTTCAAAAGTTTTAAAAGAGAAAAAAGATGTTAAGTTTGTAGAAGCTGAAATTGAAGAACTTTCATCTGACATTGAAAATTTAAAAGAAAAACTTGAAAATGAAATTGAAAAGATAAATGAAGAGTATAATATATCAAATTATGATATTGAAGAAACATATATAAAACCAAGAAGAAAAGACATTTATAATGTAAAACTATCACTTCTTTGGGAGGAAATTTAATGTTAACAGATTTTTTAAAAGAATTTAAAAGTATAGTATTATCTACAATTGATAAGAATAATAATCCATTTACAAGTTATGCACCATATGTAAAAAAAGATGCAAAATATTATGTTTATCTAAGTTCAATGGCAAGACATACACAAAACCTGGATAATAACAATAATGTTTCACTATTTTTTATAGAAGATGAAATCTCTTGTGCAAATATTTTTGGAAGAAAAAGAGTAGTTATTCAAGCTAATTCAAAAAAGCTTCCAAGAGATACAAAAGAATTCGAAACTCTAATTAGTATGTTTGAAAAAGAGCATGGAGCAACAATGAATATGCTTAAAAGTATGAAAGACTTTTCGATATATGAATTCAAACCACATGGTGGAGAAGCTATATTTGGTTTTGGAGAAGCTTATAATATAGGTGGAGAAAACTTTGATGAGTTAATACAAAGACAAGGTCAAACAGGACACAAATAGTAGAAGTTATTAAATAATTTCTACATCTGTAATATCTTTACCTGAAACTTTTTCTAATTTTTGTTCAACTAAGTCTAAAAATTCTGTTTTATTCTTTTCATCCATATTATTTTCTAAAATTTCATTTATATATTTAATACCATTTGCATTTAT is a window of Arcobacter sp. LA11 DNA encoding:
- a CDS encoding HugZ family protein, whose product is MLTDFLKEFKSIVLSTIDKNNNPFTSYAPYVKKDAKYYVYLSSMARHTQNLDNNNNVSLFFIEDEISCANIFGRKRVVIQANSKKLPRDTKEFETLISMFEKEHGATMNMLKSMKDFSIYEFKPHGGEAIFGFGEAYNIGGENFDELIQRQGQTGHK